From Chloracidobacterium thermophilum B:
CATCCCCAAGCTGAAACCGATCGCCGGAGCGAAGAACACGGGTCGTAATCCGTTCGCCGTTGACGATCACGCCACCGGTGCTGTTGTTGTCACGGAGAATGAATTCCCCATTCTGGTAAATAATCTCGGCATGCCGCCGGGAGACATAGGAGTTGTTGATCTGGAGATCGTTGGTTCGCAGGCGGCCGATGCTGAAGACCGGACGGTTGATCCGCACCGTGCGCTGAAGCCCCTGACTGTCAAGGTAGCTCAGTGTGGCGTAACTGGTGATGGAAACGTCCGACATGGCGACCAAAAAACCGTCTGCTGCGCCGTCTCTGCAACAACAAGTCTGGTGGTTTTGAGTCTTCTCAAGACTGTACCAAAACTGTAACACAGGTCACGGATGGCTATCCATGCCCTTCACAGCCGAGCAGCCAGGCCGAAAGCGGCAGAGCAGCCGGGTCAGGATTCGGTCAGGGGCAGCCGGGCCTGGCGCCGCCGGCGCACCGGCGTTGCTTCCTCGGCTTCGGTCAGCGGTGCCGGCCGCCGCCGAATCGAGCGCAGGGCCTTGTGCAGCGAAAACCGGGGCCTGAAGCCGAAGGTCTCCCGAAACCGGCTGCCGTCTATGATGCAGGGAAACATCAGAAAGTCGTACTGCGGCGTCGGGAAGGGCAGCAGCCCAATGGCCCAGCCCAGCTTCATCAATGGCGCGGCCATCTGGTAGATGACTGGAACCGCAATGCCACCGGCTTCCCGGACGGCTACCGAGAGTGGAATCTCGCCCGGCCCTGTGACGTTGTACACTCCACCCCGTTTTTGCTCCAGAACGAGCAGGAGTGCCCGTACCATGTCGCGTTCATCAATGACCTGAATCATCGGATCATAGCCCAGTGGCACCGGCACCAGACCGAAGCGCAGATAGGTCGTGAGAAAGTTCTGGACGTGTGGCCCCACAATATGACACGGACGCAGCAGTGTGGTGGTTGTATCCCGGACCTGATACATCCACGACCGGCAATAGGTATCGAACTCAACCTTGTCGCCGATGTCAGCATACCGCTGAATGGCCTTGAGCGGATAATCTTCGGTCAAAAACGTGGGATTGGTTGGATCGGCGCCATAGACATCAGCACTGCTGAGCAGAATGACCTGGGGGACGCCCTGCCGTTCACAGCAGGCCAGAAGCCGCATTGTGGCAATGACGTTGACCGTGTGCCGGACGGTCATCGGCAGGCGGACATCGTTGGCGACGGCGAGGTGAATGACCGCGTCGAAACGCTCATTGCGAAACAGGTTTTCCAGGGCTTTCTTGCGGATGTCGAGCTGACGGTAGGTGATGTCACGGCGAATGGGCAGTTGGGGCGGCCGCCGTCCGATGCCGATAACCTCCCATTCAAGCGGGATGGATGAGGCGAGCTGTGTGGCCAGCCCGCCTGCAATCCCAGTGATCAACAGCCGCTTGCGGTTGGGCGCAGAGGCGTTTTTTGAGGCCATGGCGTGGGTTGCGAGGTTGCGTGCCCATTTGGGCAGCGACAGCAGCAAGGTCACGGGCGGATGGCTCCGGCCAAGGGGCCATCTCTCGTGTACAACACCTTACTCCGTCATTTTTTTGGCATTCTCGATGGCGTCCTCGATGGCACCGCACATGTAGAAGGCCTGCTCCGGCAGGTCGTCGTGCTTGCCTTCCAGAATGGCCTTGAAGCTCCGAATGGTGTCCGCCACCTTGACGTACTTGCCCTTGCGCCCGGTGAATTGCTCCGCCACGTGGAAGGGTTGCGAGAGAAACTTCTGGATTTTGCGGGCGCGTGCCACGGTCAGCTTGTCTTCTTCGGACAACTCATCAATGCCCAGAATGGCAATGATGTCCTGAAGTTCCTTGTAGCGTTGAAGCGTCCGCTTGACGCCTTCGGCGACTTCGTAGTGCTCCTGTCCGACAATCTGGGGATCGAGAATGCGGGAGGTCGAATCAAGCGGGTCCACGGCCGGGAAGATACCCAACTCGGCAATCTGACGGGAGAGCACCGTCTTGGCGTCGAGGTGGGCAAAGGTCGTGGCCGGGGCCGGGTCGGTCAGGTCATCGGCCGGAACGTAAATCGCCTGCACGGAAGTAATCGAGCCAGTCTTGGTTGAGGTAATCCGTTCCTGCATTTCACCCATTTCGGTGGCCAGTGTCGGCTGGTAGCCGACGGCCGAAGGCATCCGTCCGAGCAGGGCGGATACTTCCGAACCGGCCTGGGTGAAACGGAAGACGTTGTCCACAAAAAACAGCACATCCTGATTCATCT
This genomic window contains:
- a CDS encoding NAD-dependent epimerase/dehydratase family protein — protein: MTLLLSLPKWARNLATHAMASKNASAPNRKRLLITGIAGGLATQLASSIPLEWEVIGIGRRPPQLPIRRDITYRQLDIRKKALENLFRNERFDAVIHLAVANDVRLPMTVRHTVNVIATMRLLACCERQGVPQVILLSSADVYGADPTNPTFLTEDYPLKAIQRYADIGDKVEFDTYCRSWMYQVRDTTTTLLRPCHIVGPHVQNFLTTYLRFGLVPVPLGYDPMIQVIDERDMVRALLLVLEQKRGGVYNVTGPGEIPLSVAVREAGGIAVPVIYQMAAPLMKLGWAIGLLPFPTPQYDFLMFPCIIDGSRFRETFGFRPRFSLHKALRSIRRRPAPLTEAEEATPVRRRRQARLPLTES